In Rhodohalobacter sp. 614A, the sequence TTGACTCCCAAATCCCCTATGGAAAACACAGTGCCCAACAAACCATCAGATGATATTTGGCTTCGGAGGCTTTCCAACGATTTACACTCATCTGGCATATTCTGTCCAAATCCATCAATCCCGCCACTACCATACATAGGCAGATCGGCCGGTCCAAATTGCGCTTGGCTTGTCTGCGGGATGGACAGAAACCAAACAAGAACAAATAAAAATACATATAGCAATACTTGACGATTCATTGATGCCTCCAATTGTGATAATTGTGGTTTTAGTTTTCTGTAAAGTCATATTCAATTGAAAAAGAAGCATTCCCGACGGGCAGGTCTAATTTGGTTTCTTCCACAACTTCGCCGTCAACAATGATCTGTGCTACTATTTGACCTTTTCCTTCATCTAATGGATCAATACTTTGAATTCTTCTTGCGCGTAACTCCGCAAAAGGAGTCGGTGATTTTATGCTTGCAAGAAACATCTCACTTTCCCAAAGACCCTCTTGGCGCTCTATCCATCCCGATGAAACCCTGGCCTCATCTGGATCCTCATGAGAGAAATGTAAAATTTCTGCCCGGAAGCCTTCTGTAATTTCAACCCGATAGTAATACTCATGCTCAGTTTCATTTGTGTTGCTCCCTCCGCTGGGCCCATTACAGCTGACCAATACAATCAGAACCGTGATATAAAAAATGATGAACTCTCTTTTCATGACTGAACCTATTTATTGATAGTTGAAAAGTTGGTTTGCAAAAAATCAGCTTCTCCATTAACTCCTAATTGTCGAAGCCACTCCACAGGCCATGCTTCCCCGTGATTCTCCATGAGTGAGTTAATTGTTTTTCGTCGTTCGGTAACACTAAGCCCGGACGTTTCACCTAAAAACCCAAGTGAGAATTCATCCAACTTCAAATCCACTAATGCCGATCCTGCTGGTGTTGACAAATAGTACTCCCTCTTGGGTTTCGCGTGCTGGATAATCTCAATTTGGCTTTGGTTCAACCCAAACAACTCATAGATTTTCTGGTAGTGCGTGGCTGTAGCATTTGGATTTGCCAAAAAAACCTTTTCCGGGCATGAATCCTGGAAAAGTGTTGCATTTTCGAAATTCAGAATGTCTTGTGGAGATTGTGTAATCAATCCTACATGAGCATTTTTTTTGCGCAGCTCACGGAGCCACTGTTCAAGCCGGTCCGAAAATTTCTTTTCCCGAAACGCTTTCCAGGCTTCTTCTATAAAAATGAGTGTTGGCCGGTCTTTTTGCAGGCTTTTTTCAACCCGGAAAAAAAGATAGTCCAATACCGGCAATAGAATTTGATTGCTCATTTCCAATAGCTTTTCTTGTTCAAAAACCTGGTAAGAACTGTCTGATATCGGATCATCTGTCCCGTCAAAAACATCATATTTACCGGCCTGTGTATAGACCATTAATGCCTGACGAACCCGGCTATCCTGTACTTGAAATACAAACTCACTCATCGTTCGGCGTTCTGCCGGCAGGAGCATCATTGAATCAATCGAACGACTAATTTCTCGCTTTTGAGTTGCAGTGAGTTCAATCCCCTGCAACTGCGCCATCATTTCAATCCAGTCGTTGAACCAAACCGGATCATCTTCAAGGTGTTTGAAAGGCTGAAAACGAAGCCCGTCATCGCCGCCAATGTTGTAATGCGCTCCTCCACTTGCCCGGCAAAGAACTTCTCCGGAATTACCTTTATCAAAGAGGAATACCTGACTGCGATCCATCCGCCGCCATTGGGAAATTTCAAAGTTTATGTAGGTCGATTTTCCGCTCCCTGTCGGTCCCAAAATAAGCTTATGACCAACATCCCCGGAAATCGGTTGATGTTTGATAAACGGCTGCCCTTTTTTGATTCCGGTTGCTTGCTTTGTGGGTACATTTACAGCTACCCAATGAGCGGGAGCACCTTTCATATAAGCGGATGTATTTTTCTCTGGTCCTGTCCAAACTCCCCACAGAGGTATCATATCAGCAATGTTTTTGCAGCTCATAAAATAACGTCTAATATTTTCCGCGTGTCCCGGCAGTGTTCCTAATAATCCTCGCAGTGGCTGGATATCTTCCTTGACTGCTACACAGCCGAGTTTGCGAACTTTGCTTATAATTTTCTGCTCTTGTCCTTCAAGGATCTCTTCAGACTCGTTATAAACCACAAAGGTTGATGTAATTTGTGCGAAACTGTCTTTATTACTTTGCACATGGGAAATAGCCTCCCCTGCTTCAGCCATCATATTAAGCGCGTGCTTGTTTTCGTAAGCCTCTTTTACTTTTGTGTCGCCGCCATCATCGGCTCCAGAAACCAGTTCGGCCG encodes:
- a CDS encoding TraG/VirB4 family ATPase; the encoded protein is MAEILFFIGVGVPAGGLFFWWILSRQEHRDDPLAVTDLLNYSHFEDPKHGILRLKDGGLLAMFVYRGPSLSHQTTTMQDHASGIIARFLSRYGNGWAFYFSGQRSELKDYPTTGQYPDAVNYSIDLLRRQRFSSGQSYYTNRYVFSVVWMPGDRPDATEFTSHLVEIEEELKAIDDFFLERMDADDILSELAYNLNGVRQPVHHPDHPDFIDGIIGYSDIIQLPCAKKPPGKVRRALQVPEYYRLKIGDQYVGVITISGVPFQTWAGIFEELNELDVEYRFSNRVITMDKKDQEKKIDRIREMYRWGRKSPAELVSGADDGGDTKVKEAYENKHALNMMAEAGEAISHVQSNKDSFAQITSTFVVYNESEEILEGQEQKIISKVRKLGCVAVKEDIQPLRGLLGTLPGHAENIRRYFMSCKNIADMIPLWGVWTGPEKNTSAYMKGAPAHWVAVNVPTKQATGIKKGQPFIKHQPISGDVGHKLILGPTGSGKSTYINFEISQWRRMDRSQVFLFDKGNSGEVLCRASGGAHYNIGGDDGLRFQPFKHLEDDPVWFNDWIEMMAQLQGIELTATQKREISRSIDSMMLLPAERRTMSEFVFQVQDSRVRQALMVYTQAGKYDVFDGTDDPISDSSYQVFEQEKLLEMSNQILLPVLDYLFFRVEKSLQKDRPTLIFIEEAWKAFREKKFSDRLEQWLRELRKKNAHVGLITQSPQDILNFENATLFQDSCPEKVFLANPNATATHYQKIYELFGLNQSQIEIIQHAKPKREYYLSTPAGSALVDLKLDEFSLGFLGETSGLSVTERRKTINSLMENHGEAWPVEWLRQLGVNGEADFLQTNFSTINK